One Erysipelothrix amsterdamensis DNA window includes the following coding sequences:
- a CDS encoding IS3 family transposase, which translates to MKRLPKASSNIAMINSDQGSLYYSGYYIDKLEKHGYIRSMSKPGHCWQNSPIENWFSQLKEECIRIDGKLTKQEAKTKIKGYVHWYNTERIQKDLGYLSPIKYKSTFYLVST; encoded by the coding sequence ATGAAGAGGCTTCCTAAGGCTAGTTCTAACATTGCAATGATCAATTCGGATCAAGGCTCTCTTTACTATTCAGGGTACTATATTGATAAATTGGAAAAACATGGGTATATAAGGAGTATGTCGAAACCTGGACATTGCTGGCAAAACAGTCCAATAGAAAATTGGTTTTCCCAACTAAAGGAAGAATGTATTAGAATCGATGGGAAATTAACAAAACAAGAAGCAAAAACAAAAATAAAAGGATACGTTCATTGGTATAATACCGAACGTATCCAGAAAGACCTTGGATATCTTAGTCCTATCAAATATAAATCTACTTTTTATTTAGTGTCAACTTGA
- a CDS encoding histidine phosphatase family protein, producing the protein MKTTIYLIRHGKTLWNQEHRMQGSKNSPLTAEGKQQAMFLQKRLESIDFDEVIVSTSERAQETASLVFPQTPIRLEPGIREIEMGVWEGQVHQDVKKQYSDQWHAFFNDPLRYTPVGPGERFEDVHNRIVPVVKTLTTQYVGKTIALVSHRITLKVLTNYFMNHNLTSIITQEDFDSTSLTKIVLDEDGTHLIYRNDTSHYQLKNLPRL; encoded by the coding sequence ATGAAAACAACAATTTATCTTATTCGCCATGGAAAAACTTTATGGAATCAAGAACATCGAATGCAAGGATCAAAAAATTCACCTTTAACGGCTGAAGGAAAACAGCAAGCAATGTTTCTTCAAAAACGTTTAGAATCGATAGACTTTGATGAAGTCATCGTGAGTACCAGTGAACGTGCACAAGAAACCGCGTCACTCGTATTTCCACAAACACCAATTCGATTAGAACCAGGCATTCGAGAGATTGAAATGGGCGTTTGGGAAGGACAGGTGCATCAAGATGTTAAAAAACAGTATTCGGATCAATGGCATGCTTTTTTTAACGATCCGCTACGATACACACCCGTTGGTCCTGGCGAGCGATTTGAAGATGTACACAATCGCATCGTTCCAGTGGTCAAAACCCTGACAACTCAATATGTCGGCAAAACAATCGCACTTGTATCCCATCGTATAACACTTAAAGTATTAACGAATTATTTTATGAACCATAATTTGACATCCATTATAACCCAAGAAGATTTTGATTCAACTAGTCTCACTAAAATCGTTCTTGATGAAGACGGAACTCATTTAATTTATCGTAATGATACGTCGCATTACCAATTAAAAAATCTCCCGCGATTATAA
- a CDS encoding helix-turn-helix domain-containing protein — MGKQTIRSYEDKLMIVQEILSGKSCRSVSEKYNVRTGTIANWKRKLMEGTLHLDRRGKKPGEVEDIEIIKKTYTLLMKIRKMQHE, encoded by the coding sequence ATGGGCAAACAAACGATAAGATCGTATGAAGATAAGTTAATGATTGTACAAGAGATTTTGAGTGGTAAATCATGTAGAAGTGTCAGTGAGAAATATAATGTTCGCACTGGCACAATCGCAAACTGGAAAAGAAAACTTATGGAGGGAACACTACATTTAGATAGACGCGGAAAGAAACCTGGAGAAGTAGAGGACATAGAAATTATTAAAAAGACTTATACTCTACTCATGAAAATCCGAAAAATGCAACACGAATAG